From a region of the Chitinophaga caseinilytica genome:
- a CDS encoding sialidase family protein has translation MIKAYFLCIVLALAGWKTQAQSFTPVFTGGQEGHKSYRIPAIISTGGKLLAFCEGRVDHAGDFGDINIVLKESKDGGKTWGPLRTVVDYNNLQAGNPAPVVDLTDPAYPKGRIFLFTIPGITTKEKCAKAKGSARSGIKPPSMAAPPGRMR, from the coding sequence ATGATCAAAGCATATTTTCTATGTATCGTATTGGCGCTCGCTGGCTGGAAAACGCAGGCGCAATCTTTCACGCCCGTTTTTACCGGCGGGCAGGAAGGGCACAAAAGTTACCGCATCCCCGCCATCATATCCACCGGCGGTAAGTTGCTGGCCTTTTGCGAAGGACGGGTAGACCATGCCGGCGATTTCGGCGATATCAATATCGTATTGAAGGAAAGTAAAGACGGCGGAAAAACCTGGGGGCCGCTGCGCACGGTAGTCGACTACAACAACCTGCAAGCCGGCAATCCCGCGCCGGTGGTGGATCTTACCGATCCCGCGTACCCGAAGGGCCGGATTTTTCTTTTTACAATACCGGGGATAACCACGAAGGAGAAGTGCGCAAAGGCAAAGGGCTCCGCGAGGTCTGGTATAAAACCTCCATCGATGGCGGCGCCACCTGGTCGGATGCGGTGA
- a CDS encoding sialidase family protein, which translates to MRKGKGLREVWYKTSIDGGATWSDAVNITTQAHRPNMPGKNPAYNFPEDWRSYANTPGHALQFADGTFKGRIYVSANHSAGKPQPDFGDYKAHGYYSDDHGKTFHLSETVTFPGGNEAMAAQLKGNRMVMNIRNQQGNERYRIIAESSDGGQSWDSTYFDRQLPDPVCQGSVLSVGNARNRRLIVCNNADTAQRNNLVLRVSRNDGKSYYKNIPIANRPNNPRRNSHTAYSDLVENGRRKVGVLFEYDDYKQIVFTTIAY; encoded by the coding sequence GTGCGCAAAGGCAAAGGGCTCCGCGAGGTCTGGTATAAAACCTCCATCGATGGCGGCGCCACCTGGTCGGATGCGGTGAACATCACCACGCAGGCCCACCGCCCCAACATGCCCGGCAAAAACCCGGCGTACAACTTCCCGGAAGACTGGCGCAGTTATGCCAACACGCCTGGCCATGCCCTCCAGTTCGCCGACGGTACATTCAAGGGCCGTATTTACGTTTCCGCGAACCATTCTGCCGGTAAACCGCAACCCGATTTCGGGGATTACAAAGCCCACGGCTACTATTCAGACGACCATGGCAAAACCTTCCACCTCAGCGAAACGGTGACTTTCCCCGGCGGCAACGAAGCCATGGCCGCGCAACTGAAAGGCAACCGGATGGTCATGAACATCCGCAACCAGCAGGGCAACGAACGGTATCGCATCATCGCCGAAAGCAGCGATGGCGGCCAGTCGTGGGACAGTACCTATTTCGACCGGCAACTGCCCGACCCCGTGTGCCAGGGCTCCGTGCTGAGCGTCGGGAATGCCCGCAACCGCCGGCTGATCGTTTGCAACAATGCCGACACCGCACAGCGGAACAACCTCGTGCTGCGCGTGAGCCGCAACGACGGGAAGTCGTACTACAAAAACATCCCGATCGCCAACCGGCCCAACAATCCGCGCCGCAACTCCCATACCGCTTATTCCGACCTCGTGGAAAACGGGCGCCGGAAAGTAGGCGTGCTATTCGAATATGACGACTACAAGCAAATCGTATTTACCACAATTGCCTATTGA
- a CDS encoding RagB/SusD family nutrient uptake outer membrane protein yields the protein MKKLTYFAKALLVTVLFASCQKTLELSPEDYFGDGNFWKNETQVVNFMVGLHKQFRDNQFMFYRLGEMRGGGMSNVDVQNTSLNELQVIEQRIEENSAGVTGWAGFYAPILQLNLFIQKANESGFLSTEKKNYLLGQAYAMRAWYYFQLLRTYGGVPIRTEPEVLNGTTDVVQLRKARASEADVLTLVKSDINQAMQFFGTSASADKTQFTPDAARMLKGEVFLWSAKVYGNTADLNEAKTALTAIGGYQLLPSFANVFAYNNKGNAEIIFAIRYRVAESEMNVASHLYSTFNFNGLHYKDSLVSEGVGNFLVDPLKIADVNSLQVIQRYRYTFELFQSYDVADTRRNATFYDYYKVTTSTTPYVVTVRNTALVKFLGTIDANKRYFADDWPVYREADRQLMLAEIANAQGQDPTVYIKAIRDRAYGPGNDPTPFVNGGKDANELAIFRERSKEFVFEGKRWYDLRRMQVAGQPMVFKSAAHPFGVLDKATQGYKVLWPVEPAIWTNDPLVNQTPGYMTAKPQ from the coding sequence ATGAAAAAACTTACATATTTCGCGAAGGCGCTGCTCGTCACGGTACTGTTCGCCTCCTGTCAGAAAACGCTGGAACTGTCGCCCGAAGATTATTTCGGTGACGGCAACTTCTGGAAGAACGAGACACAGGTCGTCAATTTCATGGTGGGGCTGCACAAACAGTTCCGCGATAACCAGTTCATGTTTTACCGTTTGGGCGAAATGCGCGGCGGCGGCATGAGCAACGTGGACGTGCAGAATACTTCCCTCAACGAGCTCCAGGTCATCGAACAGCGGATCGAGGAGAATTCTGCCGGTGTTACGGGATGGGCCGGATTTTACGCACCGATCCTCCAGCTCAACCTCTTCATCCAGAAAGCCAACGAGTCTGGTTTCCTTTCCACCGAAAAGAAAAATTACCTCCTCGGACAGGCCTATGCCATGCGGGCGTGGTATTACTTCCAGCTGCTGCGCACTTACGGCGGCGTGCCCATCCGCACCGAACCGGAAGTCCTCAACGGCACCACCGACGTTGTGCAGCTGCGCAAGGCAAGAGCCTCCGAAGCGGACGTGCTCACCCTCGTGAAAAGCGACATCAACCAGGCGATGCAATTCTTCGGCACTTCGGCTTCCGCAGATAAAACGCAGTTCACGCCCGATGCGGCGAGGATGCTGAAAGGCGAAGTTTTTCTATGGTCTGCCAAAGTATACGGCAACACCGCCGATCTGAACGAAGCGAAAACCGCGCTCACGGCCATCGGCGGCTATCAGTTGCTGCCTTCGTTCGCCAACGTGTTCGCCTACAACAACAAGGGAAATGCGGAAATTATCTTCGCCATCCGTTACCGGGTGGCCGAATCGGAAATGAACGTAGCCTCCCACCTGTATTCGACGTTCAACTTCAACGGGCTGCATTATAAAGATTCGCTCGTGAGCGAAGGCGTGGGCAATTTCCTCGTTGACCCGCTGAAGATCGCGGATGTGAATTCCCTCCAGGTGATCCAGCGGTACCGGTATACGTTCGAGCTTTTCCAGTCGTACGATGTGGCGGATACGCGCCGCAATGCCACCTTCTATGATTATTACAAAGTGACCACCAGCACCACGCCCTACGTGGTGACCGTCCGCAACACCGCCCTGGTGAAGTTCCTCGGCACCATCGATGCCAACAAGCGCTATTTCGCCGACGACTGGCCGGTATACCGCGAGGCCGACCGGCAGCTCATGCTCGCCGAGATCGCCAACGCCCAGGGCCAGGACCCCACGGTTTACATCAAAGCCATCCGCGACAGGGCTTACGGGCCGGGCAACGACCCCACGCCTTTCGTGAACGGCGGCAAAGACGCCAATGAACTGGCGATTTTCCGGGAGCGGAGCAAGGAGTTCGTGTTCGAAGGCAAACGCTGGTACGATCTGCGCCGCATGCAGGTGGCAGGCCAGCCCATGGTCTTCAAATCCGCCGCGCATCCTTTCGGCGTGCTCGATAAAGCCACCCAGGGATACAAGGTCCTCTGGCCCGTGGAGCCCGCCATCTGGACGAACGATCCGCTCGTAAACCAGACGCCCGGATACATGACCGCCAAACCACAATAA
- a CDS encoding dihydrodipicolinate synthase family protein encodes MKHLQGLIAAPFTPMNEAGALNTKLIPEYYRLLRANGVKGAFICGSTGEGVSMTVAEKKTVTTAWAECTRGDDDFKVMLLLGGTCLADCKELALHARDAGIYAVSFTAPFYFKPASVEALARCCAELAAVVPDMPFYYYHIPVLNGVSFAMYDLLQAVDGKIPNFAGVKYTHEDFMDFLSCRNFKAGKYDMLWGRDENMLPALAIGAKGAVGSTFNYAAPLYHRLTAAFENGKLEKAAQLQQQSIDMIRLLGKYGGIATGKAYMKLIGLDCGEFRLPVSNMSGAQFELFKEDVAALGFDQFKSRPAAKTHS; translated from the coding sequence ATGAAACATTTGCAAGGACTGATTGCCGCTCCCTTCACGCCCATGAACGAGGCCGGAGCACTGAACACGAAACTGATCCCGGAGTATTACCGCCTGTTGAGAGCCAACGGCGTTAAAGGCGCTTTCATCTGCGGCTCCACCGGCGAGGGCGTTTCCATGACCGTCGCCGAAAAGAAAACCGTGACCACGGCCTGGGCCGAATGTACCCGGGGCGACGACGATTTCAAAGTAATGCTCCTGCTCGGCGGCACCTGCCTCGCCGACTGTAAAGAGCTGGCGCTGCATGCGAGAGACGCAGGTATTTACGCCGTATCGTTCACCGCGCCGTTCTACTTCAAGCCCGCCAGCGTGGAAGCCCTCGCCCGGTGCTGCGCAGAACTGGCCGCCGTTGTGCCCGACATGCCGTTTTACTACTATCACATCCCCGTGCTGAACGGTGTGAGCTTCGCGATGTACGACCTGCTCCAGGCCGTAGACGGGAAGATCCCCAACTTCGCCGGGGTGAAATACACGCACGAGGATTTCATGGACTTCCTTTCCTGCAGGAATTTCAAAGCCGGTAAGTACGACATGCTCTGGGGCCGCGACGAAAACATGCTGCCGGCACTCGCCATCGGCGCCAAAGGGGCCGTGGGCAGTACGTTCAACTACGCAGCGCCGCTATATCACCGGTTGACGGCCGCTTTCGAAAACGGTAAGCTGGAAAAGGCCGCGCAGTTGCAACAGCAGTCGATCGACATGATCCGCCTGCTCGGCAAATACGGCGGCATCGCTACCGGAAAAGCGTATATGAAACTGATCGGGCTGGATTGCGGGGAATTCCGGCTTCCGGTCTCCAACATGAGCGGCGCACAGTTCGAGCTGTTTAAAGAAGACGTTGCCGCGTTGGGGTTCGATCAATTTAAATCCCGGCCCGCGGCCAAGACCCATTCCTGA
- a CDS encoding AGE family epimerase/isomerase, whose translation MQYSFPELEALRDFYTGQLLNDTVPFWFPRSYDHEHGGFLLMRDANGQLIDDDKAVWIQGRATWLLSTLYNSVVQSPEWLEGAKLGYDFLNRHCFDTDGRMFFHVARNGAPIRKRRYFFSETFAVIAMAAYARATGSEEAATRARALFGKCVEYATTPGLLDPKFEPTRPAKGIGVPMIMLNTAQQLRDTIGDPRCDALISQWIDEIEKYFVKDDIRCVMEQVAPDGSIIDHIDGRTLNPGHAIEGAWFILHEAVHRGNDPRLIDLGCRMLDYMWERGWDHQHGGILYFRDVYNKPVQEYWQDMKFWWPHNEAIIATLLAYLVTGNPKYAEWHRMVHDYSYSRFHDKENGEWYGYLHRDGSIAQTAKGNLFKGPFHLPRQEWYCMQILNNHLQKNAVWSGASHG comes from the coding sequence ATGCAATATTCTTTTCCCGAACTCGAAGCGCTGCGCGACTTTTACACCGGCCAACTACTGAACGATACCGTTCCGTTCTGGTTCCCGCGGTCGTACGACCACGAGCACGGCGGTTTCCTCCTCATGCGCGACGCCAACGGCCAGCTCATAGACGACGACAAGGCCGTCTGGATTCAGGGGCGGGCTACCTGGCTGCTGTCTACTCTGTACAATTCCGTGGTGCAGAGCCCGGAGTGGCTGGAAGGTGCGAAGCTGGGATATGATTTCCTCAACCGGCATTGCTTCGATACCGACGGGCGGATGTTTTTCCATGTGGCGCGCAACGGCGCTCCCATCCGCAAGCGCCGGTATTTCTTCTCCGAAACCTTTGCCGTGATCGCCATGGCGGCCTATGCGAGGGCTACGGGAAGCGAAGAAGCAGCCACCCGTGCACGGGCGCTGTTCGGCAAATGCGTGGAATACGCCACCACACCGGGCCTGCTCGATCCGAAATTCGAACCTACGCGCCCGGCCAAAGGGATCGGCGTTCCCATGATCATGCTCAACACCGCCCAGCAACTCCGCGACACCATCGGCGATCCCCGGTGCGATGCGCTGATCAGCCAATGGATCGACGAGATAGAAAAATACTTCGTGAAAGATGATATCCGCTGCGTGATGGAACAGGTGGCGCCCGACGGGAGCATCATCGATCATATCGACGGCCGCACCCTCAACCCCGGGCACGCCATCGAAGGCGCGTGGTTCATCCTGCACGAAGCGGTGCATCGCGGCAACGATCCCCGGCTCATCGACCTCGGCTGCCGCATGCTCGATTATATGTGGGAACGCGGATGGGACCACCAGCACGGCGGCATCCTCTATTTCCGCGACGTCTACAACAAACCCGTACAGGAATACTGGCAGGACATGAAGTTCTGGTGGCCGCACAACGAAGCCATCATCGCCACGCTCCTCGCCTACCTGGTGACGGGCAATCCCAAATATGCCGAATGGCACCGGATGGTACACGACTATTCCTACTCCCGCTTCCACGACAAGGAAAACGGCGAATGGTACGGCTACCTCCACCGCGACGGCAGCATCGCGCAAACGGCCAAGGGCAACCTGTTCAAAGGCCCGTTCCATTTGCCGCGGCAGGAATGGTATTGCATGCAAATCCTGAACAATCACCTGCAAAAGAACGCCGTATGGTCAGGAGCATCGCATGGCTGA
- a CDS encoding sialate O-acetylesterase, with translation MVRSIAWLIIFPVTAFGQIRISPQWMDHMVLQRGKPVSISGKATPGATVQLSFSGKSASVRTGKDSSWQIRIGPLRANAQPADMRITAGKDTLVLKDLLVGDVWLCLGQSNMEFPMRNEAHYAEARQNITRGPVRWYNPTYVGKGIYNQLFSDSLMQLIDNGVFYTGAWQRCDSASLADMSAVAYYFAEKVTASAGVPVGLVHLAIGGAPLETFVPKEALLADSAFSQKVWGNWLRNPALPDWSRERGRQNRGHDTSAGGPAHGYKPGFAFEKGLRELTGNPVAGILFYQGETNAQETARVAEYGRLFDVMMQAYRAFWPGVPCYFVQLSSIDSSGYRSQLWPQFRDEQRRILQMTPNTGMAVSSDVGARNDVHPTDKRTVGYRLAAWALHDFYKFGNVVPSGPLVEKAVYRQGKIILHFKWAEGLAAAGGALLKGFSLDGTHSAPASVHGNTVEIPSSAKPAFVYYGWQPFTDANLVNAAGLPASTFRIRIEP, from the coding sequence ATGGTCAGGAGCATCGCATGGCTGATAATTTTTCCGGTAACGGCTTTCGGACAGATCAGAATCAGTCCGCAATGGATGGACCATATGGTGTTGCAGCGCGGAAAACCCGTTTCTATCAGCGGAAAAGCCACGCCCGGCGCAACCGTGCAGCTTTCCTTCTCCGGAAAATCCGCCTCCGTGCGCACCGGGAAAGACAGCAGCTGGCAAATCCGCATCGGGCCGTTGAGGGCGAACGCACAGCCGGCGGATATGCGCATCACGGCGGGAAAGGACACCCTGGTCCTGAAAGACCTCCTCGTCGGCGACGTCTGGCTTTGCCTGGGGCAGTCGAACATGGAATTCCCGATGCGCAACGAAGCGCATTATGCCGAAGCGCGCCAGAACATCACGCGTGGGCCGGTGCGCTGGTATAATCCGACGTACGTGGGAAAAGGGATTTACAACCAACTTTTCTCCGACAGCCTGATGCAGCTTATCGACAACGGCGTGTTTTACACCGGTGCCTGGCAACGCTGCGATTCCGCCTCCCTGGCGGATATGAGCGCGGTGGCGTATTATTTCGCGGAGAAAGTGACGGCATCGGCCGGCGTGCCGGTGGGCCTGGTGCACCTCGCCATCGGCGGTGCTCCGCTGGAAACGTTCGTGCCGAAAGAAGCCCTGCTGGCCGACAGTGCATTTTCGCAAAAGGTGTGGGGCAACTGGCTTCGCAATCCCGCATTGCCGGATTGGTCGAGGGAGCGCGGGCGGCAGAACCGTGGGCACGACACAAGTGCCGGAGGCCCTGCGCATGGATATAAACCCGGGTTCGCGTTCGAAAAGGGATTGCGGGAACTGACGGGCAACCCTGTGGCAGGGATCCTTTTCTACCAGGGCGAAACCAACGCGCAGGAAACCGCACGGGTGGCGGAATACGGCAGGCTATTCGATGTGATGATGCAGGCGTACAGGGCTTTCTGGCCCGGCGTGCCCTGCTACTTCGTGCAGCTTTCCTCGATAGACAGTTCCGGTTACCGCTCCCAACTATGGCCGCAATTCCGCGACGAACAGCGCCGGATACTGCAAATGACGCCCAACACCGGCATGGCCGTTTCCAGCGACGTGGGCGCCCGCAACGATGTGCACCCGACCGACAAACGGACCGTAGGCTACCGCCTCGCCGCCTGGGCGCTCCATGATTTTTATAAATTCGGGAACGTGGTGCCGTCGGGCCCGCTCGTGGAAAAGGCGGTGTACCGGCAGGGAAAAATCATTCTTCATTTCAAATGGGCGGAGGGACTGGCAGCCGCCGGGGGCGCCTTGCTGAAGGGGTTTTCGCTGGACGGGACGCATTCCGCGCCGGCTTCCGTTCATGGAAATACCGTGGAAATCCCCTCTTCCGCAAAGCCTGCTTTCGTATATTACGGATGGCAGCCCTTTACAGACGCAAACCTCGTGAACGCCGCCGGATTACCGGCATCCACGTTCCGCATCCGTATCGAACCTTAA
- a CDS encoding sodium:solute symporter family transporter, with the protein MLLLAGGANFPDAKPWAGGTKTYRNEVYVLRGDTVSTFPLGRSVAYGASATVPAGVVCIGGENAGGPLAQAFLLQWQGRVVVKDLPSLPFPLTNASATAIGSTVFVAGGENSERVSDAFLSIDLSSAAPAWKRLSPIPKPLSHSVLVAQSNGSKTQLFLIGGRARTDSGISELSSAAWRYDPGSDRWSAIAPIHDEKGITHLSAATAVATGASYILVAGGDKGNIFHRIENLNAQIARATGEAKAELTEEKLRILNNHPGFNTDILLYNTITDTWTVAGQLPYLAPVTATAVKWNGDIYIPSGEVRPGTRTIDVLRGSISKPSFFSTTDYIVLALYFIGMVIIGLWTSRHQHSTADYFKGGEKIPGWATGLSIFGAKLSAITFIGIPAKTYATDWTYFFLLMTIICCMPFVVRFFIPYYRRLGVTSSYEYLEKRFSYAVRSVSAGMYILLQLGRMGIVILLPAIALSVVTGIDVKLSILLMGAVSLFYTVLGGIEAVIWTEVVQVIILLAGALLALVLIPMSLTSDGAAVSRTLAQYDKLKLFDFRFDFSSATFWVVIIGGFTLNLIQYGCDQTVVQRYLTTPDEKTAVRSLKLGAWLTLPSTIIFFAIGTLLFLFYRDHPGQVNMALDAQDTIFPWYIVTQLPAGVAGLVITAIFAAAMGSLNGSLNGVSTVFVNDFLRRLQPGKGDKFYLRSAKLTTLIVGLAGTGIAWSMAEHGATSLWDQFNLILGLFTGGVGGLFVLGIFTRRATDAGAVAGFVASAAIQVVLLQFTDMHLLMYAFTGLASCVIAGYGWSVLFPKTQNISGLTIYR; encoded by the coding sequence GTGCTGCTCCTGGCCGGCGGCGCCAATTTCCCCGACGCCAAGCCCTGGGCCGGCGGTACCAAAACCTACCGCAACGAAGTTTATGTGCTCCGCGGCGATACGGTTTCCACGTTCCCGCTCGGCCGGTCTGTCGCCTATGGTGCCAGTGCCACCGTGCCAGCTGGCGTAGTGTGCATAGGCGGCGAAAATGCCGGCGGCCCCCTCGCGCAGGCGTTCCTCCTCCAATGGCAGGGGCGCGTAGTCGTGAAAGACCTGCCATCCCTGCCTTTCCCGCTCACCAATGCTTCGGCCACCGCCATCGGCTCCACCGTATTCGTGGCCGGCGGCGAAAACAGCGAACGCGTTTCCGACGCTTTCCTTTCCATCGACCTTTCCTCCGCCGCTCCCGCATGGAAGCGGCTTTCGCCCATCCCCAAACCGCTTTCCCACAGCGTGCTGGTGGCACAGTCCAACGGTTCCAAAACACAACTATTTCTCATCGGCGGCCGCGCGCGCACCGATTCCGGCATCAGCGAACTGAGCTCCGCCGCCTGGCGGTACGACCCCGGCAGCGACCGCTGGTCGGCCATCGCGCCCATCCACGACGAAAAAGGCATTACCCATCTTTCCGCTGCCACCGCAGTGGCCACCGGCGCCAGTTATATCCTGGTGGCCGGCGGCGACAAGGGCAACATCTTCCACCGGATCGAAAACCTCAACGCGCAAATCGCCCGGGCAACCGGCGAAGCCAAAGCGGAACTGACGGAAGAAAAACTGCGCATCCTCAACAACCATCCCGGTTTTAATACCGACATTCTTTTATACAATACCATTACCGACACCTGGACCGTTGCAGGCCAGCTCCCTTACCTCGCGCCGGTCACCGCTACGGCTGTGAAATGGAACGGCGACATTTACATCCCCAGCGGGGAGGTGCGCCCCGGCACGCGGACCATTGACGTGCTGCGGGGCTCCATCAGCAAACCGTCTTTCTTCTCCACCACCGACTACATCGTATTGGCGCTGTATTTCATCGGGATGGTGATCATCGGGTTGTGGACGTCGCGGCACCAGCATTCCACCGCCGACTATTTCAAAGGCGGCGAAAAAATCCCCGGGTGGGCGACGGGCCTCAGCATCTTCGGCGCCAAACTGAGCGCCATCACGTTCATCGGCATTCCGGCAAAAACCTATGCCACCGACTGGACGTACTTCTTCCTCCTCATGACCATCATTTGCTGCATGCCGTTCGTGGTGCGCTTTTTCATACCGTATTACCGCAGGCTGGGGGTTACATCATCTTACGAATACCTGGAAAAACGGTTCAGCTACGCCGTGCGCTCCGTTTCCGCGGGCATGTACATTTTATTGCAGCTCGGGCGGATGGGCATCGTGATCCTGCTGCCGGCCATCGCCCTGTCTGTCGTAACCGGCATCGACGTTAAACTGAGCATTCTCCTCATGGGCGCCGTGAGCCTGTTTTACACCGTGCTCGGCGGCATCGAGGCGGTGATCTGGACGGAAGTGGTACAGGTGATCATTTTGCTGGCGGGCGCGCTGCTGGCGCTGGTCCTCATCCCGATGTCGCTCACCAGCGACGGGGCGGCGGTTTCGCGGACGCTCGCGCAATACGACAAACTGAAGCTGTTCGACTTCCGTTTCGATTTTTCGTCTGCCACCTTCTGGGTGGTGATCATCGGCGGGTTCACGCTCAATCTCATCCAGTACGGCTGCGATCAGACCGTGGTGCAACGCTACCTGACCACGCCCGACGAGAAAACGGCCGTTCGCAGTCTCAAACTCGGCGCCTGGCTCACCCTTCCGTCTACCATCATTTTTTTCGCCATCGGCACGCTACTCTTTTTGTTTTACCGCGATCATCCCGGGCAGGTCAACATGGCGCTGGATGCACAGGACACCATTTTCCCCTGGTACATCGTGACGCAATTGCCCGCCGGCGTGGCAGGATTGGTGATCACCGCCATTTTCGCCGCGGCCATGGGCAGCCTGAACGGCAGTCTGAACGGGGTTTCCACGGTTTTCGTGAATGATTTCCTCCGGCGCCTGCAACCCGGAAAGGGCGACAAATTCTATCTCCGTTCCGCGAAGCTCACCACGCTGATCGTGGGGCTCGCGGGAACGGGGATCGCCTGGTCGATGGCGGAACATGGCGCCACCTCGCTGTGGGACCAGTTCAACCTCATCCTCGGCCTGTTTACCGGCGGGGTTGGCGGGCTCTTCGTGCTGGGGATCTTTACCCGCCGCGCCACGGACGCCGGCGCGGTTGCGGGGTTCGTGGCCAGCGCGGCGATACAGGTCGTACTGCTGCAATTCACCGACATGCACCTGCTGATGTACGCCTTCACAGGGCTCGCATCCTGCGTGATAGCCGGATACGGCTGGAGCGTGCTTTTCCCGAAAACACAAAACATTTCCGGTTTAACCATCTATCGATAA